The following proteins come from a genomic window of Nothobranchius furzeri strain GRZ-AD chromosome 1, NfurGRZ-RIMD1, whole genome shotgun sequence:
- the LOC107376127 gene encoding amyloid beta precursor protein binding family B member 2 isoform X7: MAERKSAKAVAGSSSQNGSDVPLQEFPMPKTELVQKFHVLYLGETSVSRPIGMDIINGAIENLLASTGKEDWTPVVLSIADTTVAVIKEKEEEEEVLVECRVRFLSFMGVGRDVHTFAFIMDTGNQHFQCHVFWCDPNAGLVSEAVQAACMLRYQKCLVARPPSQRAGSSSSPSADSVTRRVTTSVKRSVQSLIDTLKPKKQPSELPQQ; the protein is encoded by the exons ATGGCTGAAAGAAAAAGTGCTAAGGCTGTAGCTGGCAGCTCCTCCCAGAACGGCTCTGATGTACCTCTACAAg AGTTTCCCATGCCAAAGACTGAACTGGTGCAGAAGTTCCACGTGCTGTATCTGGGAGAGACATCCGTCTCTCGCCCCATAG GTATGGACATCATAAATGGGGCCATAGAAAATCTCTTGGCCTCCACAGGTAAAGAGGACTGGACTCCTGTCGTACTGAGCATCGCTGACACCACAGTGGCCGTCATCAAAGAAAAG gaggaagaggaggaggtgctGGTGGAGTGCCGGGTTCGTTTCCTGTCCTTTATGGGCGTGGGACGGGACGTGCATACGTTCGCCTTCATTATGGACACCGGGAACCAGCATTTCCAGTGTCATGTGTTCTGGTGTGACCCTAACGCAGGCCTAGTCTCAGAAGCTGTGCAGGCGGCTTGTATG CTCCGGTACCAGAAGTGTTTGGTGGCACGGCCGCCCTCTCAGCGTGCCGGCTCGTCCTCGTCTCCCTCTGCGGACTCAGTAACCCGCCGggtcaccaccagcgtaaaacgcAGCGTCCAGTCTCTCATAGACACTTTGAAACCCAAGAAACAGCCATCTGAACTTCCCCAGCAATGA